GTAGAGACCATGTGATTAGAGACCTCATTCGCATGTTGAGAGTATCACGtagcgtgaaaaaaaacgtcatcTTGATATTGCTCACAGGTAGAGAAGCAGCGGATCTATCAGCTAACATCGTTTACGTGAAGCTTTACTCTTATAAATAGAGGTCCTACAGAGTTGTGGTGGttggaaaggggggaaggaccGATGAATCCACAACTGTCTTTATAAGAGCGTGTCTTTGTATACCTTGCGAGGTGTAGTGCCTGCTATCCGTATGTTTTTCTGTACTctgctttgttttgctttgccttaatttttttgcacaataTGCATCACTAAAGGGAGCGAAGTTTAACCGTAACTCCCACAAACCTACCGCGACAGCATTCGTAAAATGTGCCCGCTGTGGAAGAACCCCATATCGAAATTGACAAATGTTATCTCAATTAAAAACTTGTGTGCAGAGCAGGAAAATCCGTTTTTGTTGCAAATTAGGGACTACGAAACGTCCGAAAAAAAGCGAGTACGCAGAGGTATAAATTCGTTCGGCTTTCTCAGCCGTTTTTTACAACCCTTCTGAGGGAGAAACTCACAAAAGGAAGTTAAATTATTGTAAACTCTGCGTCAAACTTGTAATGGGGCATAACCACCAATTTGGCAGTATGGCTAGCTATAGNNNNNNNNNNNNNNNNNNNNNNNNNNNNNNNNNNNNNNNNNNNNNNNNNNNNNNNNNNNNNNNNNNNNNNNNNNNNAATTGGCACCAATTtgtatgaacaagtcaggtttttttttttttttttttttttttttttctcccgttTGCCAGCTGTGTTCATTTTATGGCCCCCTCCAAATTTGCAAATCAGGAAATATGAGACCTTTCTTCGATTCCGACATTGTGGTCAATTTTACCCTTTCGGAAGAAGCAgtacaaaatgagaagaaaattattgaaAGCAATCGGCGCGTTTTGCGCGAGTGCCAGAAGGAGAAACTGATAagtgaggggaaaaagaactGGGATAAGTTTTACCATCATTACAaaaccaatttttttaaagatagGAAGTGGATAAGAATCGAGTTCGACCACATCTTCAGGGGAGAGACGTCCATAGATGATGAGCAGACTGGGGATGCCATGCAAGACGGTGGGGAAGGCGCAACACAAGTGGAGAGTacgaaggagaagaagctcGTACTCGAAATCGGATGCGGAGTCGGAAATACGTTAATACCGCTACTAATGCAGTACGAACATTTAAACTGCGTCGGGATAgacttttcgaaaaatgcaaTAAATCTGCTGAATGAGAAGTGGAACCGGGTGGTCAGTTTGAATGAGCAGTTGAAGGGAGCGGCGAGCGAAGGGACAAGTAATGGGTGCGGCAACGAGGTAtgcaaagaggaaaacaaCGGGTGCGGCAACGAGGTAGGCAAGGAGGCAAACAGCAGGGGAGGTAACGAGGTGggcaaagaggaaaacaaCGGGTGTGGTAACGAGGTAGGCAAAGAGGCAAACAACAGGGGCGGTAACGAGGCAAACAACAGGGGCGGCAACGAGGCAAACAACAGGGGCGGCAACGAGGCAAAGAGGAAACGGAGAACAACCGGACGAATGCCGCTGAAGTGATTCAGAATGAGGACAACTCCGAAGAGGAAGACGCCAGCTCCGACATTTTCGAACTGAAgcgttataaaaaaatgggaaatttaaTCAAAACGTGCGTAGTGGACATAACAGCCCCCGATGGAGATTCCACCCAGGTGTGCGACGTAGGGACGGTGGACATCGTTCTGCTTATTTACGTTTTGTCCTCAGTACAACcggagaaaatgaagactGTTATTTACCATTCGTACagatacttaaaaaaaggaggctaCGTTTTGCTACGCGATTATGGACTGTACGATTTGGCACAAGTAAGATTTGCCaataagaaggaaaaaaaaatctccgaaaatttttatgttcggGGGGATAAAACCTTTgtgtatttcttcaaaacGGAGGAACTTCGGAgccttttttgcgaaaatggTTTTTTCGAGGAAGTGCAAAATGGGTACATCACTAGGATCGTTAAGAACAGGAAACGAAATTTGGAGATGAAGCGAATTTGGGTGCAGTCCATTTTTAGGAAGCGCTAGGAGGAGGGGGGCATCGAATGGGGGGGGATGGCAGTCCCTACTTGTTTTCCCCACAAAGGGGTAGCGGCGAATTGGGGATGGCTCTACCTGCGCGTTTTCCCCCACAAGAacactcctttttgtgaattcATTTGGGCCTCCCCAGGATGGCTAATCCGTTTAACTAACACGTAAGGGGTATACACTCATTTTGGAGGATAAACAAGGACAGAATGGCGCACACCgtgtggtttttttttttttttccagtgaAGTACCCCTTTGAGTATATAAAATGGACAGGAGGGGGTGAAGTTAAAATAGGGAGGGAGTCCTCTTTGCagtgtttttctttttttttttgcgttgtCCGCTAGTTTGTGCGTGGCTCCATATTATGCACACTTCTAACACGTCCGTTTTACCCTGCGGGGAAAGGAAGGAATAGCCACACGTAGGGACATACATAGGAAAATATCCCATTTTGTACAgcgtggggggaaaaaataagtgagCTTCAAAATGGACATTGGTTTAAACCGCGAGGGGTATGTCGTCCGACAGATTGGCATGTAGCGCTCCTTTGACGTATTCTGTGCTGCTATCCTGTGGGGGCGCGAGGAGGGACacagaaa
This genomic stretch from Plasmodium cynomolgi strain B DNA, chromosome 14, whole genome shotgun sequence harbors:
- a CDS encoding methyltranserase (putative); the encoded protein is MCPLWKNPISKLTNVISIKNLCAEQENPFLLQIRDYETSEKKRLCSFYGPLQICKSGNMRPFFDSDIVVNFTLSEEAVQNEKKIIESNRRVLRECQKEKLISEGKKNWDKFYHHYKTNFFKDRKWIRIEFDHIFRGETSIDDEQTGDAMQDGGEGATQVESTKEKKLVLEIGCGVGNTLIPLLMQYEHLNCVGIDFSKNAINLLNEKWNRVVSLNEQLKGAASEGTSNGCGNEVCKEENNGCGNEVGKEANSRGGNEVGKEENNGCGNEVGKEANNRGGNEANNRGGNEANNRGGNEAKRKRRTTGRMPLK